One window from the genome of Roseomonas haemaphysalidis encodes:
- a CDS encoding DMT family transporter, with translation MTAHWLVLAAAICTSMTGQVLLKAGTLAEGNFLAQLFRWQTILGLGCYGGAALLYIVALRRIPMSVALPCTAASYIIIALVGHYMFGEALGPQKLAAIALIAGGVALLATA, from the coding sequence GTGACCGCCCACTGGCTGGTGCTGGCGGCGGCCATCTGCACCTCCATGACCGGGCAGGTGCTGCTCAAGGCCGGCACGCTGGCCGAGGGCAACTTCCTGGCGCAGCTGTTCCGCTGGCAAACCATCCTCGGCCTCGGCTGCTATGGCGGCGCGGCGCTGCTCTACATCGTGGCGCTGCGGCGCATCCCGATGAGCGTGGCGCTGCCCTGCACGGCGGCCTCCTACATCATCATCGCCCTGGTCGGGCACTACATGTTCGGCGAGGCGCTGGGGCCGCAGAAGCTGGCCGCCATTGCGTTGATCGCCGGCGGCGTGGCGCTGCTGGCGACGGCCTGA
- a CDS encoding DUF4394 domain-containing protein translates to MKHVRCLLMAGAALLAGGAAQAATLVGLTADNHLVRIDPETRRATAPVMVRGASGTLIGIDVRPGDGKLYGVTDQNHIVTIDPASGQATQVSTLSQPFVSGGRAVVDFNPMADRLRLMGVNGTSYRINVETGAVTVDGTLKYQTGTPLAETTPRIVAGAYTNSVKGTEATQLFTIDAMLRQLNLQAPPNDGVQQPRGEIAATLPAGVAFDILSDGQGGNTAFALAGGTLHTLSLEMGTATPRGAVSGLPASEIIDIAAMR, encoded by the coding sequence ATGAAACATGTTCGTTGTCTGCTGATGGCCGGCGCGGCTCTGCTGGCCGGAGGCGCCGCGCAGGCGGCCACGCTGGTGGGCCTGACGGCCGACAACCACCTGGTGCGGATCGACCCCGAAACCCGCCGCGCCACCGCGCCCGTGATGGTGCGCGGCGCTTCAGGCACGCTGATCGGTATCGACGTGCGGCCGGGGGACGGCAAGCTCTACGGTGTCACGGACCAGAACCACATCGTGACCATCGATCCGGCCAGCGGCCAGGCGACGCAGGTCAGCACCCTGTCGCAGCCTTTCGTGTCCGGCGGCCGCGCGGTGGTGGACTTCAACCCGATGGCCGACCGCCTGCGGCTGATGGGCGTGAATGGCACCAGCTACCGCATCAACGTGGAAACCGGCGCGGTGACGGTGGACGGCACGCTGAAATACCAGACCGGCACGCCCCTGGCGGAAACCACGCCGCGCATCGTCGCGGGTGCCTACACCAACAGCGTCAAGGGCACGGAAGCGACGCAGCTCTTCACCATCGATGCCATGCTGCGCCAGCTGAACCTGCAGGCACCGCCAAACGACGGCGTGCAGCAGCCGCGCGGCGAGATCGCCGCCACTCTGCCGGCGGGCGTGGCCTTTGATATCCTGTCCGACGGTCAGGGCGGCAACACCGCCTTCGCGCTGGCCGGCGGCACGCTGCACACGCTGTCGCTGGAAATGGGCACCGCCACGCCGCGCGGGGCGGTGTCGGGGCTGCCGGCATCGGAGATCATCGACATCGCGGCGATGCGGTAG
- a CDS encoding glycosyltransferase family 2 protein — translation MPTATARPPAAPIGLSIVVPVYRGAATVGQLVAALSALRPEGGLEIVLVNDGSPDDSGPVCRALAASATVPLTYVEHARNFGEHNAVMSGLRHARGAFIITMDDDLQNPPEEVVRLYDHARLGQWDVVYTRYAKKEHEGWRNLGSRFANEVADQLLDKPRGLYLSSFRCMSALVAREVARYTGPYPYIDGLIMQVTQRIDSIEVMHLARMEGRSNYTLRRLVRLWLNLATNFSLMPLRLAMLAGVCMGALGMVGTVFTIVEAMTKDTPSGWASVMTITLLVAGVQFLILGVMGEYLGRAFLSANGKPQGVVREVVGPAAAAPPAVVVPGDVETRA, via the coding sequence ATGCCGACAGCCACCGCCCGCCCGCCGGCCGCCCCGATCGGCCTTTCCATTGTCGTGCCGGTGTATCGCGGCGCCGCCACCGTGGGGCAGCTCGTCGCCGCGCTGTCCGCGCTGCGGCCGGAAGGCGGGCTGGAGATCGTGCTGGTCAACGACGGCAGCCCGGACGACAGCGGGCCGGTGTGCCGGGCGCTGGCGGCCTCGGCCACCGTGCCGCTGACCTACGTGGAGCACGCCCGCAACTTCGGCGAGCACAACGCGGTCATGTCCGGCCTGCGGCACGCGCGCGGCGCCTTCATCATCACCATGGACGACGACCTGCAGAACCCGCCGGAGGAGGTGGTGCGGCTGTACGACCACGCGCGCCTTGGCCAGTGGGACGTGGTTTACACCCGCTATGCCAAGAAGGAGCACGAGGGCTGGCGCAACCTCGGCTCGCGCTTCGCCAACGAGGTGGCGGACCAGCTGCTGGACAAGCCGCGCGGGCTGTACCTGTCCTCGTTCCGCTGCATGTCGGCGCTGGTGGCGCGGGAGGTCGCCCGGTACACCGGCCCCTACCCGTATATCGACGGGCTGATCATGCAGGTGACGCAGCGCATCGACAGCATCGAGGTGATGCACCTGGCGCGCATGGAAGGCCGCAGCAACTACACCCTGCGCCGCCTGGTACGGCTGTGGCTCAACCTGGCCACCAATTTCTCGCTCATGCCGCTGCGGCTCGCGATGCTGGCGGGCGTTTGCATGGGCGCGCTGGGCATGGTGGGCACCGTCTTCACCATCGTGGAAGCCATGACCAAGGACACGCCGTCCGGCTGGGCCTCGGTCATGACCATCACGCTGCTGGTCGCCGGCGTGCAGTTCCTGATCCTCGGCGTGATGGGCGAATATCTCGGCCGCGCCTTTCTGTCCGCCAACGGCAAGCCGCAGGGCGTGGTGCGCGAGGTGGTCGGCCCCGCCGCCGCCGCGCCCCCCGCGGTGGTGGTGCCCGGCGACGTGGAAACCCGCGCGTGA